In Verrucomicrobiia bacterium, the following are encoded in one genomic region:
- a CDS encoding transposase — protein sequence VTEGLNSKIQSLKSAARGFRNFHNYRIRILFFCGKLNLYPL from the coding sequence GTAACCGAGGGGCTGAACTCGAAAATCCAGAGTCTCAAGTCCGCTGCCCGAGGCTTTCGCAACTTTCACAACTACCGGATTCGTATCCTGTTCTTCTGCGGAAAGCTCAATCTCTACCCACTATGA